The genomic window CCGACGTCCGACGCGTCGGACGAGGCCTCGGGTCTGACTGCGCACTAACGCAAATAGCAATTAGGAGAACGGCGCCTTCGGGCGCCGTTTTTGTTTGGAAGGTGATTGGCTGCCGGACGGAACGGATCCGGTGTCCGCTCTGGTTTGATGCATCTTAGTTGCGGAAGGTTCAGATATGTTCTGACCGATGGCTTGCATCGGCTGCCATTGCAGGGCAAATAGGGCGCTCAGAGAGGGCGGTTAGCTCAGCTGGTTAGAGCATCTCGTTTACACCGAGAGGGTCGGGAGTTCGAATCTCTCACCGCCTACCATTCTCTGTCACGGCTCCGCCATTTTAGCGAACTAGACATCCACGCCCGGCATTGAGGCGGGCAACTTTCAATTGTCTTCCGTCAGCTTGGTTGTGTCCGATGAAATATTTCCTGTGCCGTTTCGTTCCGCCTGCGCCTGATTTCATCAGAACCATGACGCCGGACCAGAAATCACTCATGAAAGAGCACGGGGATTTTCTTCAGGGCTTGCTGGACAAAGGAAGTCTTGTTGCACACGGCCCGGTCGCTGATCCGGCTGGTGGATGGGGCATGTCGCTGTTCGTTGCAGACGATGATCAGAATGCCGAAGATGTGCAGGCAACTGTTTCCGACGATCCCATGATCAAAGCCGGCATTGGCGCTCGTTATGACGTGCTGCCGATGCTTCAGCTGCGCATGCGGGCCTAAAGCGAGAGACCGCTGTCATTCGGCAGAAGCGGTTATCGGCGCAATTGGCTTTGCGGCGCGATTGATCAGAAGCTTGGTCAGAGAGCGCCGGCTCGGATTTTCGATCAGCCGGAATGAGACGCGGCCCAGGATCAGGACCAGCAGCGAAGCGCCGAGCGCCAACGCGACCTGCGCGGGAAGGCCGATGGATTTCGAGATGCTCGAAATCAGGATCATGCCGACCGCGTAGTGAAAGAGATAGATCGAGTAGCTGCACTCGCCAACCCAGACCAGCGG from Nitrobacteraceae bacterium AZCC 1564 includes these protein-coding regions:
- a CDS encoding uncharacterized protein YciI (product_source=COG2350; cath_funfam=3.30.70.1060; cog=COG2350; pfam=PF03795; superfamily=54909) — its product is MKYFLCRFVPPAPDFIRTMTPDQKSLMKEHGDFLQGLLDKGSLVAHGPVADPAGGWGMSLFVADDDQNAEDVQATVSDDPMIKAGIGARYDVLPMLQLRMRA